One genomic region from Nostoc sphaeroides encodes:
- a CDS encoding class I SAM-dependent methyltransferase, with translation MNFKKILFLLVTGVSITSLGIAGCAPQQQDLEAGTQPSTLTGQTETETPVTTTTQTQERPGDVPYVPTPQPVVDAMLKVAKVGKTDMLYDLGSGDGRIVNTAAQKFGTQGVGIDIDPQRVKEANENAQKAGVTDRVKFVQQDLFNTDFSKATVVTLYLLPEINLKLRPKLLSELKPGTRIVSHAFDMGDWKPDQTLTVEGKTIYYWVVPEKVPANLR, from the coding sequence ATGAACTTCAAAAAAATTCTGTTTTTATTGGTTACAGGCGTTAGTATTACCAGCTTGGGAATTGCTGGATGTGCGCCGCAACAGCAAGATTTGGAAGCCGGGACACAACCTTCTACTTTAACAGGTCAGACCGAAACCGAAACACCAGTTACGACAACAACTCAAACACAAGAACGCCCCGGCGATGTTCCTTATGTACCTACACCACAGCCAGTGGTAGATGCAATGTTGAAAGTGGCAAAAGTGGGTAAGACTGATATGCTTTACGACCTTGGTAGCGGTGATGGCAGAATTGTTAATACTGCGGCACAAAAGTTTGGTACGCAGGGTGTCGGCATAGATATTGACCCCCAACGCGTCAAAGAAGCTAATGAGAATGCCCAGAAGGCAGGAGTAACCGATCGCGTGAAGTTTGTCCAACAAGACTTGTTCAACACTGACTTTAGTAAAGCAACAGTAGTTACACTTTACTTGCTGCCTGAAATCAACCTCAAACTTCGCCCCAAGCTATTGAGTGAACTCAAACCTGGTACTCGCATTGTCTCCCATGCCTTCGATATGGGCGACTGGAAACCAGATCAGACGCTGACTGTAGAGGGCAAAACTATTTACTATTGGGTAGTTCCTGAAAAAGTGCCAGCGAATTTGCGCTAG
- a CDS encoding APC family permease yields the protein MSRRKDYNLLQQSETTEVAAPKPSLRLPDAVALIVGIVIGAGIFETPALVASQAGSNIAVLLLWLIGGLVSLVGALCYAELATVYPDVGGAYYYLKRAFGHRVAFLFAWARMTVIQTGSIALLAFVFGDYVSQIWRLGTFSSSIYAAIAIALLTALNIIGLQQGKWTQNLLSAAKVLGLLLVVILGLTAIPNSAVAAPVEAASSGTWGLAMVFVLLSYGGWNEAAYISAEIQDGRRNIVRSLMWSIGIITAIYLLINLAYLRGLGLANMAQSEAVAADLMRSLWGEPGALFISVLIAIATLGATNATIFTGARTNFALGQDFSLFGFMGRWQQRPSSPTHALLMQAAIALALVFLGTLTRKGFQTMVDYTAPIFWLFFLLSGISLLVLRIREPNIVRPFRVPFYPFTPLLFCAVCAYLLYSSLVYTGVGAIAGVLVVAAGIPLLFWNNYRQGRT from the coding sequence GTGAGTAGACGTAAAGACTACAATTTGCTTCAGCAGTCAGAAACAACAGAAGTAGCAGCACCTAAGCCATCCTTAAGATTACCAGACGCAGTGGCTCTGATTGTCGGTATTGTTATTGGGGCAGGGATTTTTGAAACCCCGGCTCTAGTTGCAAGTCAAGCAGGTAGTAATATTGCTGTACTACTTCTTTGGTTAATTGGTGGTTTGGTATCTCTGGTAGGAGCGCTGTGCTATGCAGAGTTAGCCACTGTCTATCCCGATGTTGGTGGTGCTTACTATTATTTGAAACGTGCATTCGGGCACAGAGTCGCCTTTTTATTTGCCTGGGCGCGGATGACAGTGATTCAAACTGGTTCTATTGCTTTGTTGGCATTTGTTTTTGGCGATTATGTTTCTCAGATATGGCGGCTAGGAACGTTTTCGTCTTCTATCTATGCAGCCATAGCGATCGCACTTTTAACTGCTTTGAACATCATCGGTTTGCAGCAGGGTAAGTGGACACAAAACTTGCTCAGTGCTGCGAAAGTTCTGGGTTTATTACTGGTAGTAATTCTTGGGCTTACCGCCATTCCTAATTCTGCTGTTGCCGCCCCTGTGGAAGCTGCATCATCAGGAACGTGGGGATTGGCGATGGTGTTTGTGCTGCTCTCTTACGGCGGTTGGAATGAAGCGGCTTACATCTCGGCAGAAATTCAGGATGGACGACGTAATATTGTGCGATCGCTAATGTGGAGTATTGGCATCATCACTGCTATTTACTTACTCATCAATCTGGCTTACCTGCGGGGATTGGGATTAGCAAACATGGCCCAGTCGGAAGCAGTAGCCGCAGATTTAATGCGCTCTCTTTGGGGCGAACCGGGAGCCTTGTTTATCAGTGTATTGATTGCGATCGCTACTTTAGGAGCAACCAACGCCACAATTTTTACCGGAGCGCGTACCAATTTCGCACTGGGACAGGATTTTTCGCTATTTGGTTTTATGGGGCGCTGGCAACAACGTCCTAGTAGTCCTACCCATGCCTTATTAATGCAAGCTGCGATCGCCTTAGCACTGGTTTTTTTAGGCACGCTCACTCGCAAAGGCTTTCAAACAATGGTGGATTACACCGCCCCGATATTTTGGTTGTTCTTCTTGCTTTCCGGGATATCACTGCTAGTATTGCGAATCCGTGAACCCAACATAGTGCGCCCATTCCGTGTACCATTTTATCCTTTCACACCATTACTCTTTTGTGCCGTTTGCGCTTACTTGCTTTATTCCAGCTTGGTTTATACAGGTGTGGGAGCAATTGCAGGTGTTTTAGTTGTGGCAGCAGGTATCCCCCTGTTGTTCTGGAATAACTATCGCCAAGGTCGGACTTAA